In Leptospira stimsonii, the following proteins share a genomic window:
- the lptC gene encoding LPS export ABC transporter periplasmic protein LptC — protein MEHQTERRNHFLFFLILFGLSAGMLSTCKKTNYERVEKERETGASISIRNFKREAYDQDGKLQWELKAEESYVYVNENKTIFYNIDFDQFENGKFKSKLIGEKGEINHKTRLMKLEGKIFLRTDDNKILTAKQIEYNMDTKKLESNSEVTVSADGTTIHGVGLRADKDLNKFTILRPSAITQGGTNPLKAAGSK, from the coding sequence ATGGAACACCAAACGGAAAGACGGAATCATTTTTTATTCTTCCTCATTCTGTTCGGACTTTCCGCGGGCATGCTTTCCACCTGTAAAAAAACAAACTACGAGAGAGTGGAAAAAGAAAGGGAAACCGGAGCCTCCATCTCCATTCGAAACTTCAAACGAGAAGCCTACGACCAAGACGGAAAACTTCAGTGGGAACTCAAAGCGGAAGAATCATATGTTTACGTCAACGAAAACAAAACCATCTTCTATAATATCGATTTCGACCAGTTCGAAAACGGAAAATTCAAATCCAAACTCATCGGTGAAAAAGGGGAAATCAATCACAAGACTCGATTGATGAAACTGGAAGGCAAAATTTTTCTGAGAACGGACGACAACAAAATTCTTACCGCAAAACAGATCGAATACAATATGGACACGAAGAAGTTGGAATCCAATTCCGAAGTCACCGTAAGCGCGGATGGAACGACGATTCACGGTGTCGGTTTACGCGCTGATAAGGACTTAAACAAATTTACGATCTTAAGACCTTCCGCGATTACTCAAGGTGGAACAAACCCACTCAAAGCGGCCGGTTCCAAATGA